In Tsuneonella dongtanensis, a single window of DNA contains:
- the murC gene encoding UDP-N-acetylmuramate--L-alanine ligase, translated as MKGVPTDIGTVHFVGIGGIGMSGIAEVMKNLGYDVQGSDLAESATVERLRARGIAVHIGQRAENVEGAGVVVTSTAVKRTNPEVVAALENRIPVVRRAEMLAELMRLKNTVAVAGTHGKTTTTSMIAALLDAGGIDPTVINGGVIEQYGSNARLGDSDWMVVEADESDGSFLRLDGTIAVVTNIDPEHLDHYGDFDAVRRAFVEFIHNVPFYGAAVLCIDHPEVQAVMAQVRDRKVVTYGLSLQADVCAVNVTPVAGGSRFDVIVRQRGEEDRRIADVRLPMPGKHNVQNALAAIAVALEMECADDTIRAGFGQFEGVRRRFTKVGEANGATVIDDYAHHPVEIRAVLAAARESAGASGGRVIAVVQPHRFTRLRDLMDDFQNAFNDADRVYVTPVYTAGEEPIPGVDADALVAGIKSRGHRAASTVPDKDALAAELAAEVGEGDLVVCLGAGDITRWAAGLPAAIAGVRA; from the coding sequence ATGAAGGGCGTGCCCACCGATATCGGCACCGTCCATTTCGTCGGCATCGGCGGGATCGGCATGTCGGGCATCGCCGAGGTGATGAAGAACCTGGGCTACGACGTGCAGGGGTCCGACCTCGCCGAAAGCGCCACCGTGGAGCGGCTGCGCGCGCGCGGGATCGCGGTGCACATCGGCCAGCGGGCGGAGAATGTGGAGGGCGCGGGGGTGGTCGTCACCTCGACGGCGGTCAAGCGCACCAACCCCGAAGTGGTCGCCGCGCTGGAAAACCGCATCCCGGTTGTGCGCCGGGCGGAAATGCTCGCCGAACTGATGCGGCTCAAGAACACGGTGGCGGTGGCCGGCACCCACGGCAAGACCACCACCACCAGCATGATCGCCGCGCTGCTCGATGCAGGCGGGATCGACCCCACGGTGATCAACGGCGGCGTGATCGAACAGTACGGCTCGAACGCGCGGCTCGGCGACAGCGACTGGATGGTGGTCGAGGCCGACGAGAGCGACGGCAGCTTCCTGCGCCTCGACGGGACGATCGCGGTCGTCACCAACATCGATCCCGAACACCTCGACCACTACGGCGATTTCGACGCGGTGCGCCGCGCGTTCGTGGAATTCATCCACAACGTGCCGTTCTATGGCGCGGCCGTTCTCTGCATCGACCACCCCGAAGTTCAGGCCGTGATGGCGCAGGTGCGCGATCGCAAGGTGGTGACTTACGGCCTGTCGCTGCAGGCAGACGTCTGCGCGGTGAACGTCACGCCCGTAGCAGGCGGGAGCCGGTTCGACGTGATCGTCCGCCAGCGGGGTGAGGAGGATCGCCGCATCGCCGATGTCCGCCTGCCGATGCCGGGCAAGCACAACGTGCAGAACGCGCTCGCCGCGATCGCCGTGGCGCTCGAAATGGAATGCGCCGACGACACGATCCGGGCAGGCTTCGGGCAGTTCGAAGGCGTCCGCCGCCGCTTTACCAAGGTGGGCGAGGCCAACGGCGCCACCGTCATCGACGACTATGCCCATCACCCGGTGGAGATCCGCGCGGTGCTCGCCGCAGCACGCGAAAGCGCGGGAGCGAGCGGCGGCCGGGTGATCGCGGTCGTCCAGCCGCACCGCTTCACGCGCCTGCGCGACCTGATGGACGACTTCCAGAACGCCTTCAACGATGCCGACCGGGTCTATGTGACGCCGGTTTACACCGCCGGCGAGGAGCCGATCCCGGGCGTCGATGCCGATGCGTTGGTCGCCGGCATCAAGTCTCGCGGGCACCGCGCCGCATCGACCGTTCCCGACAAGGATGCGCTGGCAGCCGAACTCGCGGCCGAGGTCGGAGAGGGCGACCTCGTCGTCTGCCTCGGCGCGGGCGACATCACCCGCTGGGCGGCCGGGCTCCCCGCCGCCATTGCCGGGGTCAGGGCATGA